From Vanacampus margaritifer isolate UIUO_Vmar chromosome 8, RoL_Vmar_1.0, whole genome shotgun sequence, a single genomic window includes:
- the srpk1b gene encoding SRSF protein kinase 1b — MERKVLALQARKKRTKPRKTGRKPEPQSCGGSSKPNQEDSPVPEQDEEILGSDDDEQEDPGDYCKGGYHHVKIGDLFNGRYHVIRKLGWGHFSTVWLAWDIQEKRFVAMKVVKSAEHYTETALDEIKLLKSVRNTDPADPSRERVVQLLDDFKISGMNGTHVCMVFEVLGYHLLKWIIKSNYQGLPLPCVKSIIRQVLQGLDYLHTKCKIIHTDIKPENILLTVNESYIKKMAVEATQWQKTGVAPPSGSAVSTAPAPKPMSKMSKNKKRKMKKKQKKQAEQLQVGGGVTLKAGDEKEEDTAETTSDISSAPVSVSATLQNDTKHPITESPAVELPQQMSEPSVPTEGATKEENNMDVNCNGNTSIPVSEASREIQEHGTKQSAEELEDQRNANHVDDKTETLDTVCNKDDLQSCNGPSEDLESQQKQPPQQQPPSLSSDFVTSEVNDGVKVERKEEDMDTHGDNKTQSQDEENSQNEPSSSLLVNVLDPLNADKLQVKIADLGNACWVHKHFTDDIQTRQYRSLEVLIGSGYSTPADIWSTACMAFELATGDYLFEPHSGEDYSRDEDHIALIIELLGKVPRKLITAGKYSKEFFNKKGDLRHITKLKPWGMFDVLVDKYEWSKEEAHSFSSFLQPMLDLVPERRATAAQCLSHAWLA, encoded by the exons ACCAGAGCCTCAGAGCTGTGGTGGCAGCTCCAAGCCAAATCAGGAAGACTCGCCCGTCCCAGAACAGGATGAGGAGATCCTGGGCTCTGATGATGATGAGCAAGAGGACCCTGGTGACTACTGCAAGG GGGGATATCACCACGTGAAGATTGGAGATCTTTTCAACGGAAGATACCATGTGATCCGGAAGCTTGGCTGGGGGCACTTCTCCACAGTGTGGCTGGCTTGGGACATCCA GGAGAAGCGCTTTGTAGCTATGAAGGTTGTGAAAAGTGCTGAGCATTACACAGAGACGGCTCTGGATGAGATCAAGCTGCTTAAATCT gtGCGAAACACAGACCCCGCTGACCCCAGCAGGGAGAGGGTGGTGCAGCTACTTGATGACTTCAAAATTTCTGGCATGAATGGCACTC ATGTATGCATGGTATTTGAGGTGCTGGGGTACCATCTACTGAAGTGGATCATCAAGTCAAACTATCAAGGCCTGCCTTTGCCGTGTGTTAAAAGCATCATTAGACAG GTCCTTCAAGGTTTAGACTACCTTCACACCAAATGTAAAATTATCCACACAGACATCAAGCCAGAAAACATTCTTCTAACTGTCAATGAGTCATATATCAAGAAAATGGCTGTCGAGGCGACTCAGTGGCAAAAGACTGGTGTGGCACCACCCTCTGGTTCTGCAG TGAGTACAGCTCCAGCACCCAAgccg AtgtccaaaatgtcaaagaacaaaaagaggaaaatgaagaagaagcagaagaagcaGGCAGAGCAGCTTCAAGTGGGAGGAGGAGTGACACTCAAAGCAGGAGACGAGAAAGAGGAGGACACGGCAGAAACGACATCTGACATCTCCTCTGCCCCCGTCTCTGTGTCGGCCACTCTGCAAAACGACACAAAGCATCCTATCACAG AGTCACCAGCTGTCGAGCTACCCCAACAGATGTCAGAGCCAAGTGTACCCACAGAGGGCGCCACCAAGGAGGAGAACAACATGGATGTCAACTGCAACGGTAACACCTCCATACCAGTGAGCGAGGCCAGCCGAGAAATCCAGGAACATGGGACCAAGCAGTCTGCAGAGGAGCTGGAGGACCAACGGAATGCAAACCATGTGGATGATAAAACAGAAACTCTCGACACAGTATGCAACAAAGACGACCTTCAGAGCTGTAATGGCCCTTCAGAGGATCTTGAGTCTCAGCAAAAGCAGCCACCACAGCAgcaacctccttccctcagctcAGACTTTGTCACCTCAGAAGTGAATGATGGCGTCAAAGTCGAGAGAAAGGAAGAGGATATGGACACACATGGGGATAACAAAACGCAAAGTCAAGATGAAGAAAATAGCCAAAATG aaccatctagtagcttgTTAGTAAATGTCTTGGACCCTCTGAATGCTGACAAGTTGCAAGTCAAGATCGCTGACCTTGGAAACGCCTGCTGGGTG CACAAGCATTTTACGGACGACATCCAGACTCGGCAATATCGTTCGCTGGAGGTGCTGATAGGATCTGGCTACAGCACACCAGCAGACATTTGGAGCACAGCCTGCATG GCCTTCGAACTGGCAACTGGAGACTATTTGTTTGAACCCCACTCAGGAGAAGATTATTCCAGAGATGAAG ATCACATAGCACTGATCATCGAGCTGCTCGGCAAAGTTCCTCGCAAGCTGATCACGGCAGGCAAATACTCCAAGGAGTTTTTCAATAAGAAAG GTGACCTGCGACACATTACAAAACTGAAGCCATGGGGGATGTTTGACGTGTTGGTGGACAAGTACGAGTGGTCCAAAGAAGAGGCCCACAGCTTCAGCAGCTTCCTGCAGCCCATGCTGGACCTTGTCCCTGAAAGGAGGGCCACGGCTGCTCAGTGTCTCTCTCATGCGTGGCTAGCATAG